A DNA window from Acidobacteriota bacterium contains the following coding sequences:
- a CDS encoding TIGR03067 domain-containing protein, producing the protein MQKTLPALIISLLLNVGFSSAQGENDIQTLQGEWTVAAAEQRGRPFDVIVGGVLTITDDRFELLTAAGNAFEGQIRIDASMSPRHLDFLHDDGLLWEAIYVAQPDFFRLNYVEADADTPRPTLFVTTADTPGTVIVMQR; encoded by the coding sequence ATGCAGAAGACGCTCCCCGCATTGATCATCTCCCTGCTCCTGAACGTCGGTTTTTCGTCGGCGCAGGGCGAGAACGACATCCAGACGCTCCAGGGCGAGTGGACGGTGGCCGCCGCCGAGCAGCGCGGCCGCCCGTTCGACGTCATCGTCGGCGGGGTCCTCACGATCACGGACGACCGCTTCGAGCTGCTCACCGCCGCCGGAAACGCCTTCGAAGGGCAGATCCGGATCGACGCCTCGATGTCTCCCCGCCACCTGGACTTCCTCCATGACGACGGCCTGCTGTGGGAGGCGATCTATGTCGCGCAGCCGGACTTCTTCCGCCTCAACTACGTCGAGGCGGATGCCGACACGCCGCGCCCGACCCTGTTCGTCACCACCGCAGATACACCCGGCACCGTGATTGTCATGCAGCGATGA
- a CDS encoding DUF1501 domain-containing protein, giving the protein PRPRPSPPALRLCLAPPPPRAPAAAGAPRPAPRHYLRQVDNGLAHASRQLHRARAGTGDGFDYPDTAFGQSLRWTADMIETGCPTRVYYVSIGSFDTPASASFDTHVDQLSKHRILFTELGRGLRAFARHLRGSGQLDRVLLLTFSDFGRLVAENRSNGTEHGDAGVLFVMGGGVRAGLLGEPADLGKVTRGGLDATVDFRHVYADVLRHWLGVDPALILGNDGGTFPIVSA; this is encoded by the coding sequence CCGCGCCCTCGCCCCTCCCCCCCCGCCCTGCGCCTCTGTCTCGCGCCCCCCCCCCCCCGCGCCCCGGCGGCCGCCGGGGCCCCCCGCCCCGCCCCCCGCCACTACCTCAGACAGGTCGACAACGGCCTTGCGCACGCCTCGCGTCAGCTCCATCGCGCACGGGCGGGAACGGGCGACGGCTTCGACTATCCCGACACGGCATTCGGCCAATCCCTGCGGTGGACCGCCGACATGATCGAGACCGGCTGCCCGACCCGTGTCTACTACGTCTCCATCGGGTCGTTCGACACGCCTGCGTCCGCTTCGTTCGACACCCACGTCGATCAACTCTCGAAGCACCGGATCCTCTTCACCGAGCTCGGACGCGGCCTGCGCGCCTTCGCCCGTCATCTGCGCGGGTCGGGGCAGCTCGATCGCGTGCTCCTGTTGACGTTCTCCGATTTCGGCCGACTGGTCGCCGAGAACCGGAGCAACGGCACGGAGCACGGAGACGCCGGCGTGCTGTTCGTAATGGGCGGCGGGGTGCGAGCGGGCCTGCTCGGCGAGCCGGCGGACCTCGGCAAGGTCACCCGCGGGGGCCTCGACGCCACGGTCGACTTCCGCCACGTCTACGCGGACGTGCTGCGGCACTGGCTCGGCGTCGACCCCGCCTTGATTCTCGGCAACGACGGCGGCACGTTCCCCATCGTCAGCGCCTGA